One part of the Pirellulales bacterium genome encodes these proteins:
- a CDS encoding aquaporin, translated as MLARKLVTELIGTFFLMLTVGCAVILSSDASRGIIPPLAIGSALMVMVYAGGHISGAHYNPAVTLAASVRGRHAWSELVPYWVAQIIGALLASCAAMYLTNGVAKTAAPPEDVSKALLAEFLFTFALAFVVLNTATAKATSGNSFYGLAIGFTVLTGAFTVGSISGGAFNPAVAIGASVLGLLHAPSAWIHIVGGLAGGIVAGLVFRALNPDDK; from the coding sequence ATGTTGGCACGCAAACTAGTCACGGAACTGATTGGAACGTTCTTTCTGATGCTCACCGTTGGGTGTGCGGTCATCCTGTCGTCCGACGCCAGTCGAGGCATCATTCCGCCTCTGGCGATCGGATCGGCCCTCATGGTCATGGTCTATGCTGGAGGCCACATCTCCGGGGCACACTATAACCCGGCGGTCACGCTGGCCGCGAGCGTGCGCGGCCGCCACGCCTGGAGCGAGCTGGTGCCGTATTGGGTCGCGCAAATAATCGGTGCCCTGTTGGCATCGTGCGCGGCCATGTATCTCACCAACGGCGTTGCCAAGACCGCAGCCCCGCCCGAGGATGTGTCCAAGGCGTTGCTGGCCGAGTTTCTCTTCACTTTTGCCCTCGCCTTTGTTGTTTTGAACACCGCGACGGCGAAAGCCACCTCCGGCAATTCGTTTTATGGTCTGGCCATTGGCTTCACCGTCCTGACGGGTGCATTTACCGTGGGTTCCATCTCCGGCGGCGCATTCAATCCGGCCGTGGCCATCGGCGCCAGCGTCCTGGGCCTGCTTCACGCGCCGTCGGCCTGGATTCACATCGTGGGCGGCCTGGCCGGCGGCATCGTCGCCGGTTTGGTATTCCGCGCGCTCAACCCCGACGACAAGTAG